The sequence ACGTTGACCGTTTCGGTGTCGAAGTGCGCCCGGGGCGCGATGGCCGCGCACTCGCGACTCAGCGTGTCGCGCAGTGACGGACGGATGAAGTCGGGCAGCACGGTGCAGCCGAGGGCGGACAGTTCACGCCGGGCGCGGGACACCACGGCGCGGCCCTCGGCGCTGTCGAGTTCCGGCAAGGGGTAGCGGGCGGTGTCGACGACCTGGTCCAGTGTTGCGGCTTCCAAAGAGCTCACTCGATCCTCTCCACGTGGCGGGCAGACCGTTCCGAAGTGTCCTGCCCCCACCTCGGCTCTTCAGTAACTGAACTGACGAGTAACCGAGTTGAAGCTCCCACAGCGCCGCCGGATTGTCTGTGACGCGCCCCACTGAACCCTGGGGTGCAGCGTTTGTGGCTCGCCAGCCTGCCGGCCTCCGTACGGCGCCCCGTTGACCGGCCCGACGGCATCCTGCTCATCCTCGACCACGTGCCCCAGGCTGCCCCGCCGCCACTGCCGGAGGTGCTGGACGGCTGGGTGCCCCCTGACTATGCCGGGACGCAGACGGTGAGGATCCGCCGCTCGCGAGCGAAGAACCGGGGAAGAAGTTGGTGCGCGCCGAGGACGGTCGCCAATGGCGGGAGGAGGCCGACGGCCACAGCGTCCGCCGCGAGGACGCGGCCGAGGTGTTGCGGGCCTACGGACCGTGGTTGGCGCGGTGGGGCCGCTGAGCCGAGCGGGAGCGGGCCGAGCGGGCCCTGCGCGAGCTGTACGAGCAGGTCTACCACTGGCACCAGAAACTGCCCCAGCAGGACGATCAGCTCGAACTCGTGCTCGTCACTGGCCTGTTGACATGGAGCGATCCGCACGGCGACGCCGCCCATCGTCATATTCTCACCCACCGGGTGGCGACTTCGGTGGACCGCAAAACCGCCCGGCTCACTGTCCGACTGATGGCAGAAGGGGCGGTACGGCTGGAGGACCAGGCATTCCTCGACACCGACGACGGCTGGGCCCCCCGAGCGGTCGGCCGCGCTCACCGAGGAGATCGCGGCCCAGTCGCTACACCTCCTCGGTGAGGCAGAGGTGTACCGGCACCCGGAGACCGCTCCAGGGTACGGCGGTGTCCTCGCCGCCATCGTGCAGCGCGTCCGCGACAACGCCGATCACCACTCCTGGATCGCGGCCCACTCGCCCAGAACCCACGTCACCGACGAACTACCGTTCGCTGACCCGAGTGGGACCACAGCGGACGCGGGCTGCCCAAAGAGGCGCGGTCTCGCCTGCGGGATGCAGGTCGGTCCCGGGTGACCGACAGTGGATCAGGCCGCACCTTCGTGTTCGCACCATCGCGCGTCTTCGCGTTCACAGCGTCACAGGGAGTCACCTCAAGGAGAAGCCATTCGCGCCGCCGGCGCCGGACCTGGTCGGCATCGTGGACGAGCGCTCCGCCTGATCGCCGACGGGAGCGTCCCGACGATGCCCCGCGTGGCGAGCGGGAGCCGTGCCGAGATCACAGGAAGGAACGAGATGACCGCCAACGAATTCGATCAGATGTTCCCGCTCGGGGAGAAGAACGACGCCTTCGCGCAGTACTTCATCGGGCAGAGCTACCTGGCGCCGCTCGCCTCGGGGAGCGTCCCGGTCAGCAACGTCTCCTTCGAGCCGGGATGCCGGAACAACTGGCACATCCACCACGGCACGGGCGGCGGCGGGGACCAGATCCTGCTGTGCACGGCGGGCAGCGGCTGGTATCAGGCCGAGGGCGAGGATCCCGTCGGCATGGAGCCGGGAACCGTGGTCCGCGTCCCGGCGGGCACGAAGCACTGGCACGGTGCGAAGGCCGACGCGTGGTTCTCCCACCTGGCCTTCATCACGCCGGGCGAGGACGTCAGCAACGAATGGCTCGAGCCGGTCACCGACGAGGTGTACGGCAGGCTGCCGAAGAACGGAGCGAACGCATGAGCATCCTGGACGAGACGTACACCCTGGCGAACGGCGTCGAGATCCCCAAGCTGGGGCTCGGCACCTGGTTCATCGACGACGACAAGGCGGCCGACGCGGTCCGCGCGGCCGTGGAGACCGGCTACCGCAACATCGACACCGCCCAGGCGTACGGCAACGAGCGCGGTGTCGGCGAGGGTGTGCGCACCTCGGAGGTCTCCCGCGACGCGCTGTTCGTCTCGACCAAGCTCGCGGCGGAGATCAAGGACTACGACCGGGCACGCGCAGCGATCGACGGCTCTCTGGAGAAGCTGGGCCTGGAGTACGTCGACCTGATGCTGATCCACAGCCCGCAGCCGTGGAACGACTTCCGCGGCGGCGACTACGCCGAGGGCAACCGCGAGGCCTGGCGCGCCCTGGAGGACGCCCACCGGGCCGGCACGCTCCGGTCCATCGGCGTCTCCAACTTCCAGCAGCACGACCTGGACAACCTCCTGCGGGGCGCGACCGTCACCCCGCACGTCAACCAGTTGCTCGTGCACGCCGGCAACACCCCCTCCGACCTCCTGGCCTACTGCGAGAGCCGGCGGATCCTCGTCGAGGCGTACTCACCGATCGCCCACGGCGCGATCCTGAAGAACGCCGAGGTCCGGGCGATGGCCGAGAAGTACGGGGTGTCCGTCCCCCAGCTGTGCATCCGCTACACCCTCCAGCTGGGCACCGTGTCGCTGCCGAAGACGGCGAACCCCGAGCACATGCGCTCCAACGCCGAGGTCGGCTTCGAGATCTCCGGCGACGACATGGACACCCTTCGCGACCTGCGTGACGTGGACTACGGCGAGCACAGCGTCTTCCCCGTCTACAGCGGCAAGTGACCTCGGACTCCGCCGGAAGCCGGAATGCGGCAACCGAGGGGGCAGGCGGCAGCCGGGGGCGCTTCAGCCCCTCGGAGCCGGGCTGCCGCCGTCGGCCGGGCCGCCCGGACTTCCGACCCCCCGGCCCTGGTAGATGTCCGGGATGCCGTCGGCGTCGCTGTCCACGTCCTCCGCCTCGCAGAGTTCCCGGTAGAGCCGGTTGCGGCGGCGCAGCAGCGCTGCCGCGACGGCGGCGGAGAGCACGGAGGCGAGCAGGACGGCAGCCTTCACCTCGTCGCCCAGCGCGGTGCCGGGAAAGGCGAGGTCCCCGATGAGGAGGGCCACGGTGAACCCGATGCCCCCCAGCGTCGCGAGCCCGAACACATCAGCCCAGGCGAGATCGGGATTGAGCCGCGCCCGCGTGTACCGGACCGCGAGGTACGTGCCCGCGAAGATGCCCACCGTCTTGCCGACCGTGAGGCCGAGCACGACACCCAGCGTCTCCGGCCGGGTGAACACGTCCGCGAACGCTTTCGCGGAGACGTCGATACCGGCGGCGAACAGGGCGAACAGCGGTACGGCCACACTGGCGGAGAACGGGTGGAGCACGTGCTGGGTACGAGCGGCGGGCGACGCCTCCTCGCCCTTGTCCGGCGTGGTGCGCAGGATCAGCCCCATGGCCACTCCGGCGACCGTGGCGTGGACACCGCTGTTGTACGTCAGCGCCCAGACGACGATTCCCAGCGGCGCGTACCACCACCAGCCCTTCACCCGCCTGCGCTGCAGGACGAAGAAGACGACCAGACCGATCACGGCACCGCCCAGCGCGAAGAGGTTCAGGTCGCTGGTGAAGAAGACCGCGATGACCAGGATCGCGCCCAGGTCGTCGACCACCGCGAGCGTGAGGAGGAAAGCCCTCAGCGCCGCGGGCAGGTGCGTGCTGATGACGGCCAGGACGGCAAGCGCGAACGCGATGTCCGTCGCCATCGGCACGGCCCAGCCGTCGTGCGAGCCGCCGCCTGCGCCGGACACCGTGAGATAGACGGCCGCGGGCACGATCATGCCGCTTGCGGCGGCGATGACCGGCAGGGCGGCCGTCGCCGGCGTACGCAGCTCCCCCGAGACCATCTCGCGCTTCAGTTCGATGCCCGCGATCAGGAAGAACACCGAGAGCAGGCCGTCCGAGGTCCAGTGCCCGACCGACAGGTCGAGTCCCAGCGCGGGCACGCCGAAGTGGAAGTCGCGGACCTGCTCGTAGACCTCCCGCCAGGGACTGTTCGCCCAGACCAGCGCCACCACGGCGGCGCCGAGCAGGGCGAGCCCGCCGACGGTCTCGGCTCGCAGAGCGCTGGCGATGGCCTGACGCTCGGGCCAGGGCAGAACGCCCAGGAAGCGCGGACGCGGACCGGTGCTCACAGAAGGACCTCCGAGTGGACGAGACGGCGGGGGCGTGGAGCTCTTCTCCACACCCCCGGACTTCCCGCCTCACCAGGCAACTCTTGACTCATTCCTCACACCGTAACCCGGGCCGCGCGAGCGGCAGCGCTCCTGACGCCCCGGCCGGACCTGCTGCACGGGACCACGAGAAGCGGGTGAGCCCCCGGTCAGGGCAGGCGCTGTCCGGGGGCGGCGTCCAGGCGTACGAGGGTGAGGGAAGGCCCTGCCCCCGGGTCCGCGGGGGCAACGTCGGGGCCGGGGGTTCCCGGAGTGCGGCGGAGCCGTCGCCCGGCGCGGGGCGGCTGGTGGGAGGTCCCCGTCATGGTCTTCTCGGCTTCGTCGTCGTCGAGAAGATGGGCGGTGACGGCGTAGTGGCGGTTGCGGACCTGGATCGTGGTCAGGGGCAGCGCGTCGAGGTCCTGGTACCAGGCCGCATCGGGCGTGGAGGCCAGGAGCCAGTGGCCTCGCTTCGCGTCGTACGCCATGACCTTCAGCGCCGTGTGCCGGATGTCGCCGCTGCTCCGGTCGGTGTGGTGCAGGAGCAGGTGGTGGCGGCCGAGAACCGGCCCGAGACCCACGCGGTACAGGGCCACGGGCAACCGTGCGAGCCATCCGCGCCAGCCGTCGCGCGGAAGGGGGGCACGGAGGCCACTGTTTCGTGCTGACGTCATCGAGCCGCCTCCTCTGGCTGCTCAGGGGAAACCGATTGCGTAACGGAAGCCGCACCTGACCTTTAGCTTGAGCAATCTTTGCATAATCTAAAGCTCAGTCGTCAAGATGTTGTCGTTCCGCTGGGAGTGCAGTGATCACTGAGAAGCAAAGGGAGAGCAGGCTGGTGCTGTCCTGGTTGCCGATCGTGGTGATGGCGGTCGTGGCCGCGGTGGACCTCGCCGCCGGTCCGGAGGGCGGCTTCCTTCCGCTGGTGTCGCTGGGCCCCGCCTTCGCCGGGCTGATCGGCACCTGGCGGCGTACCGCTCTCATCGGCTGCGTCGCGCTGCTGCTGTGCGTCGGCCTGGGCCTGTACGACGGGCTGTTCGACACGCGTCGCGGTTACACGGCGATGGCCTCGGTGGCCGGGGTGACGCTGGCCGGGGTCCTGGCCGCCGGGTCGCGGATGCGCCGGGAGGCGGAGCTGGCCGGGGTGCGCTCGATCGCCGAGGTGGCCCAGAGCGTGCTGCAGCGGCCCGTGCCCCGCCATGTCGGCGGGCTGAGAGTGGCTGTCTCGTACACGTCCGCGGTCGCGGAGTCACGCATCGGCGGCGATCTGTACGAGGCGGTGGCGTCTCCGCACGGCGTCCGCGTCATCGTCGGGGACGTCCAGGGCAAGGGTCTCGCCGCCGTGGAGACGGCGGCATCCGTCCTCGGTGTGTTCCGGGAGGCTGCGTACGAGGAGCCCGATCTGGCCATGGTCGCGGCGCGGCTGGAGCGTACCGTGGCCCGCGAGGCGGACGGAGAGAAGTTCGTGACCGCCATCCTCGCCGAGATCGACACGGAGCAGCGGTCCGCGGTCTTCCTGAACTGCGGCCACCCCCCGCCGATGATCGTCCGCAAGGACGGTTCCGTCGACTTCCCCCGCCCTCCCGCCTACGCACTGCCGCTGGGGCTGGGCATGCACGGCGGTGAGACCCCCCAGCCGCACCGGTGCGAGTTCGCTCCGGGCGACCGCCTCCTCCTCTACACCGACGGGGTCACCGAAGCCCGTGGCGCCGACGGAGACTTCTACCCCCTCGGGGAGCGAGCCGGGCTGCTGCGCACCTCGGACGCCGGGGAAGGCCTCGAAGCGTTGCGCGCGGACGTCGTGCGTCATGCGAACGGCCCCCTCCACGACGACGCGGCGATGGTCCTCCTGCGCCACCGGAGGCGGTGAGGCATGGGCCCCGGGGTGCGTGGTACGCGCCGCGTCGAGAGCAGGATAGAAAGGTGCCATGGCCAGGAAAGTGGCTCCGGCGGAGCGTATGGACGATGTGGACGCGGTGACCCAGGCGGTGCTGACGGCTTCGCGACTGCTGGTCGCGGTGTCGGCGCGCTCGCTGGCGGAGGTCGAGGAGCGGGTGACGCTGCCGCAGTTCCGGATGCTGGTGGTCCTCTCCTCGCGTGGGGCGACCAAGCTCGTCACGCTGGCGGAGCTGCTGGGGGTGGCGCCCTCGACGGCGATGCGCATGGTCGACCGGCTGATCACGGCGGGACTCGCGGACCGTCAGACCAACCCGGACAACCGGCGCGAGACCCTGCTGCGGCTCACTGCCGAAGGGAGCCGCGCGGTGGAGGACGTCACGGCACGCCGGCGCCGGGAGATCGCTTCGATCGTCTCGCGCCTCGCGCCGCGCCAGCGCACGGCGCTGATCGACGCGCTCACCGACTTCAACGAGGCGGGCGGCGAGCAGCCGGCGCCGCTGCCGGACGAGGGCCCCGGCCTCCATCCGCTGGGCTGGGGCGAAGCAGCAGGCTGACCAGGAGCGTCATCGGGTGTGCTGCTCCGCCTGCGCGACGAGAGGAGATCCGGACAGCATGAATCGTCCCCCCGCGGGCTCGTCCGCACGATGGGGCCGGGCGCGAGGAGCGCAGGGCGTCGCCCGCCGATCGACCGCGGCCGGGGCCGGAGCGGATCTGCCGCCTCCCGTGATCGTGCACACCGCACACGAGGACGGCGGCCGGTATGTCACGGTTCGGGGCAAGCAACTCGGTCTGGCCCGTTCGGTCTCCGAGGTCATCGATCTCCTGTGCTCGGTGGGGATCGATCTCGACGTCGAGGAGATCGCCACACCGGCCCTGATCGAGTGGCGGGGCGGAGGACCCGACCGTTGGTGACGGAAGCCCCGGCCCGCGCTCCTGCCGGGTTCGCCTCGGACGCCCGTGCCTCGTGCCACTAGGATGCGGTGAACGCGTCGCACGGCGCGCTGGTGTGCCGGGAAGGCTGGTCGGCGTCGACGGGACAGCCGTCCTTTCGGCA is a genomic window of Streptomyces sp. YPW6 containing:
- the nhaA gene encoding Na+/H+ antiporter NhaA gives rise to the protein MSTGPRPRFLGVLPWPERQAIASALRAETVGGLALLGAAVVALVWANSPWREVYEQVRDFHFGVPALGLDLSVGHWTSDGLLSVFFLIAGIELKREMVSGELRTPATAALPVIAAASGMIVPAAVYLTVSGAGGGSHDGWAVPMATDIAFALAVLAVISTHLPAALRAFLLTLAVVDDLGAILVIAVFFTSDLNLFALGGAVIGLVVFFVLQRRRVKGWWWYAPLGIVVWALTYNSGVHATVAGVAMGLILRTTPDKGEEASPAARTQHVLHPFSASVAVPLFALFAAGIDVSAKAFADVFTRPETLGVVLGLTVGKTVGIFAGTYLAVRYTRARLNPDLAWADVFGLATLGGIGFTVALLIGDLAFPGTALGDEVKAAVLLASVLSAAVAAALLRRRNRLYRELCEAEDVDSDADGIPDIYQGRGVGSPGGPADGGSPAPRG
- a CDS encoding nitroreductase/quinone reductase family protein, with translation MTSARNSGLRAPLPRDGWRGWLARLPVALYRVGLGPVLGRHHLLLHHTDRSSGDIRHTALKVMAYDAKRGHWLLASTPDAAWYQDLDALPLTTIQVRNRHYAVTAHLLDDDEAEKTMTGTSHQPPRAGRRLRRTPGTPGPDVAPADPGAGPSLTLVRLDAAPGQRLP
- a CDS encoding aldo/keto reductase — its product is MSILDETYTLANGVEIPKLGLGTWFIDDDKAADAVRAAVETGYRNIDTAQAYGNERGVGEGVRTSEVSRDALFVSTKLAAEIKDYDRARAAIDGSLEKLGLEYVDLMLIHSPQPWNDFRGGDYAEGNREAWRALEDAHRAGTLRSIGVSNFQQHDLDNLLRGATVTPHVNQLLVHAGNTPSDLLAYCESRRILVEAYSPIAHGAILKNAEVRAMAEKYGVSVPQLCIRYTLQLGTVSLPKTANPEHMRSNAEVGFEISGDDMDTLRDLRDVDYGEHSVFPVYSGK
- a CDS encoding PP2C family protein-serine/threonine phosphatase produces the protein MAVVAAVDLAAGPEGGFLPLVSLGPAFAGLIGTWRRTALIGCVALLLCVGLGLYDGLFDTRRGYTAMASVAGVTLAGVLAAGSRMRREAELAGVRSIAEVAQSVLQRPVPRHVGGLRVAVSYTSAVAESRIGGDLYEAVASPHGVRVIVGDVQGKGLAAVETAASVLGVFREAAYEEPDLAMVAARLERTVAREADGEKFVTAILAEIDTEQRSAVFLNCGHPPPMIVRKDGSVDFPRPPAYALPLGLGMHGGETPQPHRCEFAPGDRLLLYTDGVTEARGADGDFYPLGERAGLLRTSDAGEGLEALRADVVRHANGPLHDDAAMVLLRHRRR
- a CDS encoding MarR family winged helix-turn-helix transcriptional regulator; this encodes MDDVDAVTQAVLTASRLLVAVSARSLAEVEERVTLPQFRMLVVLSSRGATKLVTLAELLGVAPSTAMRMVDRLITAGLADRQTNPDNRRETLLRLTAEGSRAVEDVTARRRREIASIVSRLAPRQRTALIDALTDFNEAGGEQPAPLPDEGPGLHPLGWGEAAG
- a CDS encoding cupin domain-containing protein; this translates as MTANEFDQMFPLGEKNDAFAQYFIGQSYLAPLASGSVPVSNVSFEPGCRNNWHIHHGTGGGGDQILLCTAGSGWYQAEGEDPVGMEPGTVVRVPAGTKHWHGAKADAWFSHLAFITPGEDVSNEWLEPVTDEVYGRLPKNGANA